ctctcagccgtaggacgtccactgttggacataggcctcccccatagacctccagttacttctcgcagcggcttgcatccaccgtgaacccgtggctttaaccagatcatccgtccatctcgttggtggacgtcctacgctgcgcttgtcgatCCGTGGTCTTCATTCGAAAAAAATTTCGGCCCCCAACGGTCATCTGTTCTCCGGGCTATGTGTCCTACCTatccacttcaacgagctaattcgcttggctatgtcagtgacccttgttcttatacatgtttcgagctaattcgtagcccttcaacgcgggtagttgtgcgccggtttcagtttcgtcgggtactCGCGCGAGCAGAgaggtggcgcgcagtgcgcgtgttgcagcagtcaCCGCGGCGTGTGTGCTCCGAGAGGTAGAGCCATGGTAGAGCAGACAGAGAGGTACCTAAACATGttgtctaccaccttaaagtcgataatcgtttgcatgtcataaagcaATAATTCCAATAGactgtctgtcaacttgaaagttcgactttagctacatattcatttgataggatattgtttaaaaatggaCCACTTATTAAAAGGGTGGACATTTCCTTTTGAAATAGATGTTATGTGTTCTCTGTTTTGTGtgaatatgtaggtaggtatatgcaGGTACTCTCTTTATGTTTATGTGTatagtttatgtttattttatattttgtatcagTGTGTACCATATATGTAcatgtgtaggtatttatttatttatttttcatgtattgTTTAGGTGAATTAATAATTTCGGTCCTTTTATatttccattgtagtgtctactcacTTGGAGCTAACTTCACCTTTGTACACCTCTTTCTTTTGTTTACAGTTATTTGCATGTaatctacaataaagagtacaatgcaatacaataggtgtcgagctaaactcgacttaagacgtgagttatccggatttatttcattaaatatcttAACACCGTTATGGCACTTTGGTGTGtaaatagtttgagaccctgaaaaggacataggaaGTTATTCTATCTCGGAAAATCGTATAGTTTCTACGAGTACGCGacaaacgaattattcgcagacgaagccgcgggtatcAGCTAGTTAATAGGTAATTTAACAGCTATAGCTTTAGCGTGCAAGACTAGcaaacacacgcacgcacagaCATATTCAACAACTTTCGCTTTTATGAATGAATTAACCAATGAATGGCACACTCTAGGGGGCCCCAGACATCTACTTGTAGCGGAGAATAAAATCGCGGAGTGAGCCGCGCCTCGCCTGGTGGTCCTAATATAATTAGATCCGACagttgaatttcaattttagTAGTTTGACCTGGcacttattgttatttttaggaattcatttattttgcatGGAGAACACctgcaaaaaatgtttttacacgCACGCATATTCTTGGATTTATGTAATATTAGAAGGGTTAGCAGGGTTTCGAATTTCTTTGCGTTTCGCGTAGGCATGATTTCCACGTGGACTTTGTCGCCACGTGGAACGTCAGTTTGGTTGCTACTGAGTTCAATGACCAGTTTAGCAGAAGTATCTTTTCCATAAGCTGTAGTAGGTCGATGTAAGTGTGTACGTATCGTTGATTAGTCTCGGCTAGAGCTTTTGTTAATACTTCACAGAAAGACGCGTAATGTTTACGTAGACCAGTAAACTATTGAAATGTGATACTGTAGCAAGCAAAATAGAAGTACAATTAGTTTGAGCACATTCCTACAGTTACATATGAGTGTTTACTTACACGTGTTATTTgaagaacagcagggctactactagtagtagtagttctagtttcgagtttcgtagtagccctgcagataaccgttgggagagaaaagtcTTCGAGTGGTGATCATGAACCGAAAGACGAAGAGTTGCCAGGCCTTCCCAATAGGTGGATTGATGACATCGCGAGACTTACGGGCAACCGGTGGTGCAGTGTCGAGTTGTAAttttggcgttctaagaggCAGGCTGTTTGATAGTGAACGTAAAGATGATGGCATGTTGTTAAATTAATCAGTGATATTTCAACAGATGGTTGAGTATATAGTTTAACTGAAACCCTTTTCCTTTGAAAAACCTTTATATTTCCTCAGAATTAAGGTATCTAGTCAGGCCTTGGATGCGGTAAGTACTTATCAACGACAAAAAAATATCGTGTGAAACCTGCGTGCATCGAATACGGGTGATAGTTCAGTCAAAACAATCCTATGAAATATTCAggattcatttttaaaacaaggttGTGCttacatactcgtaggtactgtTCGTTGAGAGATTGACAGGTTGTTgagaaaaacataaaaactggccaagtgcaagtcggacctccgcaccgagggttccgtatgaTTTTGTAGGCAAGTGGGaacataaaatgtcaaaattatgtAAACGGCTCTATCTATAAAAATCCAGCGCTTGCAGATTCCTGCTATGTACTGTATGTAAATGTACTGTATTGTGGGGTCATTTTATAggtcattaattttaaatattttttttgtaattagtatttgttgttgtagcagCAATAGAAATACACGTTATTCATGTAGGTTTATACACATACCTAATGTGTATTTCTGCTGCTGACTCTTAAGCTCCGTtttcaccaataatgtgcgaagttacctcgcctcgcatagcacatctctggtggaaacagctgagtggagcgaggcgagataaatgaagcgtttctattggttaatgaaaaacacattcctcgcaacacatcctgtcacattattggtggaaaggGAGGTTTACAGTTCTTGACATGACGACAGACAGACGTAGAGTGTAGGCAGTGTAGCGACATTACTAGAGTTTCGTTGGTCACCTttgaattgacaagatttcatatttctaagactataatttgattcgttctctgtattctgtttgaaAAGAGAAAGACgcggatatttttaaaatttcgctacgattattgattaatttattacaaattttttaagatgtacttattctaaaagggcataactccaaaactaccacacaatagatccattacgtttgtctagtctctattaaaaaaaaacacgtaaatctgacgtaaacgtcttcaaaattatgacagctcctttttctggtgaaaaaggcaaaggaaacatatctattctgtggtagtgtttgcaaattcagacatatattttttaaattttttgtatttttttaaatatggagaaataaattataataaatattttcttatgttcAGGAGGCTCTTTccattcctgtagtaatttacaggtgttaaaaaaatgaaatcttgtaaaaaaataaaaaggatagtaataaaaatatccaaATAATATTTGATGTAATGATTTAATTCCCAGTTTCTTTACACAACGTCATTAAATAGCTCTCTAAGTTTGGGACTCCTTGTCCATAGGTACATTTTATGTTATTCCTACTAAAagtatttaaatgtaatttaaaataaaatgtctatGTCTTCGAATACAGTAcgtctataaaatataaattgataGGCATTTTTCATCTGTGTTATCCCCTATAAACACTAGCGGAATAATTATCAAATAGCATCTAGTTAACTTATTAACTGGACAGACTATTTCGAACTGTAAATGTCTCTAGGCACTATTAAAACTGTATTTCTTATTTCACATAGAGTTACAGACAtgtactataaaaaatataatgctcTAAAAGGAAACAAAAACTTCAAACTAGGCCTGTGTAACAAAATGTTGCTATTGACATTTAAGATCAATTCACAATAAATGGCTAACTATTCACAGTTTCAAatgtataagtatttttttacaggtCGCTACTTATTTGTTATTATCTATGTTATGatttataaattacaaaaagtCGTTTGTATATAAATCATTGGAAAAGCATCCTTGAAGCTATTGCGAAAAAAAAGTGGATTAAACAGTACATGAAATACGCATTGTTTTAAGCTGTCTTTCGTTTTTTGATACACAAACGACCTTTTACGATCAAACTACCATCCTTAAAACAATAATGGAAAGTAATGTATAAACAGATATGTTTTCAGTTTAGACAAAAAACCTACGTCTACGAACTGTATTGTCCAATAGATACAGGTTCGTAAAGAAAGATGTCCTCACGTAGGTACCGCTAGGATTGCCCATGAATACGTAAAAAAGCTATTTAGCTCGATTAGAAACGAGgacacaatattataaatatctaTTGATTCAATAATCGGTCTTAGAGACCCAAGAATGTAAAGCTGTAAAGCTGACCATTATCACTTACCCTCCACCTCCTACAGATACTTACACAAATAGATAATAGACTTTACATTAATGTTTTTGCTTTGCAAAATATATTGTGGTATTGTCCAGACATTGTTAGGTGAATCGATATAGCACACATGTAATTACAAGAGTTTACCTATTTCTAGTTTCAAAGATAGGCCAGGAAATTTCAGTTCAGAACACATAAAAATTCGTTATGATTAAAGCAATACGAAAATCCTTATTAAGATCTACGTAAAATACATCGAGAGTTTCATGTTCGCCATGTAAGCCCAAGAGCGAGTTCATTATAATCTCTCTATTTTCCACAACACGCTTGCCTAACCCGGAATGTAGTAGGTACATTGCACGAATTGTCTACAAACTTTattaataacatatttttgtatttctatctaaataataataagtcttAGACATAATCAGTACAGGTATTTACAAATGCACATCTTGTGCGAATTATTAGCTGCAATTCGAAGAGCAACCTCCTCGTTATACCTAGCAATCGTAATACAATCGTGGATTTAATGGAGATTATAGTCATGCTTTGTACGATTATTAACATCCACattaaaagtatttaattaGGCTAAATACCAAAGTAGTAAACAATCGAAAAACTTTGTAACTACTCAGAAGATGatacaaaagatttttttgatatttcgtcAGAAGTGGACATCAGAATACTCGTATGTTTACTAAATATAAGATatttaacagtattttttttttaaatattgaaatggaTATGACCAAACTCTAAGTTCGTCATTTTTGATTGTATAGTCCGGGACTGTCGCTCAGGTCGCCGTTgcaataaatacctattaagcTACAAATTACTCAGTCTCATAAATTGTTGGCGGTAGTCAGGGAGCGCTTTAAGTTGGTATGCGATGCTTTAACCCTCGCAGTTCCAGAACGAGGTCGGAGTCGCCTGCTATGAATCGCTTGTTAATCTTTCGTGATATCGCCAAATCCTGTTAAAGAAAAACACGATCAAGACTCCAATTGAGAGATTGCCTTAAGAATTAAGTGGTAAGAAAATTGTCTGCGTCAACTTTAAGGCCTTGTTTTTTTCGTATCTATTTTGTTTTGCTAAAAACGTGTCATGTCATACCGGAAATAATGTTAAAAGTTTACCGATCATTAAAAGTATAAAAGAAAATGTTCTTTAATAACAAAATGGATTCTCGGTGTCGCATAGGGCTTTGTAGCCCTGGGGCTGCGCGAATGACCCGGCCTCCGGCCTCCGGGCCGTGTCACCCCCCACCCCCGGCCGGGCCGAGCTATTTTTAGACTGGGGGTTTACCGTTTCGCCGACTTCGAAAACAAGTGACATCATTCCGTATATTCTGAATCTAGAAATCTAAATTGGGAAAACGATTGGAGAAAGACACTTACCTCAGTTTGAGTTTTCGATTCTTTCTCTTTCTGCAGTAGCTTCGCGAGGGTGCCGTAGAAAGATGACGCTCTTTTGTCTTGTCCGTTCTGGTGGTTGTGGTTTTGGGCTGGTCTCGGCATCATCACCTCCTTCTGACCGGCTTTGGGTTTTGCTGTGCTGTGTACAGGCGCCTGTGTCGTCACGCTTCTTTTGTTTCCATTCCAATTGATGAAGCCTTCGTCGTTTTGATAATCTTCCTCATCGTCTTCGATATTAGGAACTGTTTTTGGTGCATGGTACAGCGGCTTTCCCGCTAAAGCCTTTAGTTCTCGAACATCCTCGTCTTCGAGATCTCGTTCCTCGTAGTCGATGTTTGGAAACGCCGCACGGTTGTTTTCACGTCGTCGCTGCGCGTCCTGGGCCATTTGCGTGATGATCAGATTGTCCATGAACGCTGCACTAACGTCATCTACGTCGTTGGATCGCCAGTGGGGAGAGGCATCGCTCTCGAACCACGTTTCTTGTCCGATTGGAAGCGAAGCAAATCTCTCCTCTTGCCTCTTGGGAGCTTCATTCACGAAGTGTCCGTACGGGTCGTAGAAGTAAGGGTAAGGGACTTGCCCGTATACTTCGGGTGCATTCAAAGCGGGATTTTCATAATAGTGTTGGTCTTTCGATGCGTAATAGTAATCATCGTCTGGGTATTCGCGGGGAGTTTGAGGGTACAAAGGCCAGCCCTGCATCGGGTATGCTTCATGCATTGCCAAGTACCCCACCAAGACTGCCAACGTTCTACAaagagaaaacaaattattgctACAATTTGCAATTTATCTATAAATTATAGTGCCTATAATCACAGTAAACACCCCTTTGTTTTTTAATCACTTAATTGGCTTTCGATAAAAATCTGATGCTACGTTAACAAATTAAGTAACGGGATGATAATTTGGTAATGTTTTAAATAGACCACTTACCTTATGCTCGGGAGCTGCATGTTGCACTTTAGTACTATCGGTCTTGTTCAGTTCGCGAATGGGGCACGACTAGTCGAGGCGGGCGCGGTGGGTGGCTTTATAACCAGCTCGCCCACGCGTGCCGCCTACACTCTCAATGAACCTCCCCTTGTACGTATGCCCCTCACCCCTGCCTCCACGGGGTGGTGGAAACCGCCGACACCCCCGCCTCCCACCCGGCTATCGATCGCACCCGCAGATTATTATTCATCTCACTAAATTGTGACACTGTTTTTTTAGCAGGCACATCCTCTACAATATTATCATAGAGTGCTCTGGAGGATTAGTGTTTAATGAGTTTGATAGAACAGAGGAAAAATGGAAATTCTGTTCCGTTTTAGGCGTTATCTGTTTCGGTAATTTTGCTTGGTTGAGTTAATGGTCATATCTACGTCTGCATTCGAGCTCCTCGTATTACAACAGTATACCAGTTTAGGCGGGAAGTTTGAGGGCTGGCTAGTTTCACGTATTGCTTGGAGTTTTTTCGTACCAGAGAGTTGGTTAAAGATGTGGGCGTGTATGaagattaatatttatattttataaatgtcaaagttcaGCAACAAATGTTGGAGCATTATTTGATACTAGAACAGCAAGAGTTAAGCCAGGGGCGAGCAGTGAGTGGGCGTCGCAAGCAATTTCTATTgtctgatgttttttttatttcgaatgGGCCTTGCTACCTTATGGACGCTTTGTCTCGTTGCTTTTCAGAATTAATTGGAAAACAGGGTAACATATatctataataattaatattggagctacagtttttattgttattcatTGTGACCTCTATATTTACCCAACGTCCGTTTTAACATGTAGGTACAGTATTTTCAGGTGTAGGTATGtgttttagaaaataaaatctacttaattaaaaattaacgtAACGCGGCTTTTTAGCGTACGTACTCGTTTTGTCCAATTTTTACGgattataataaagtaaataggCACACAGTTAGCTTGGTAGCTGGGGAGGGATAAAAGGATAAAATTCTTTTGTAAACGCTTTTTTCCCGGATAAAAGACCGTCTGTTACGAAACTATAGGTACGCAAGTATAGAAAAGCTACTTATACCTTATAGTTTGCCCTATAGTTAGAAAAAAACTATCGACACAGTAAGCGAAAAAAGAAACGTCACAACTGATCTTACTGTAGCTTAAACGAATTACGACGGCAGCTGATTTAGTTTATCTTTTCAGTATACAATATTTTCCATCACTTTTAGAGGGAGGGAAGGCAGCACACAACTATACTAAAGCCAAAAACCAAATCATCAGTTCATCACAATATGAAACACGCACACAACTACTAGTAAAGATTCCCATGACCAATGTGGTATTTGCGACGTAGTTACGCGTAGTCGTAGTCATGACGctggttggttttttttttttttttttttttttatttatggtgGTATGAGTACTATGAGTAGTGCAACAATTATTGGTTCAAATAAAGATGTttccatttttcattttctttgatGCCTAGTAGATGACATCTTGTTATCACCTCTATCCTAATGCCTCTATTGCtaataatgaaaatacaaaccgaaacatagatgcacagaaaaaccagaaaaagagaccagcgctgggaatcgaacccaggtcctcagcattccgtgctgcgtgccatacccctacaccaccaccgGACAGGAGTACACACAcgaatttcttctatgcaccacatatctcagcttgtttgtttcatatttagtcacttatatggattttacgggatgaccgtaaaagtaacaaaatttggagttgaaataaaaaaccggccaagagcgtatcggacacgcccaaaatagggttccgtagccattacgaaaaaattaagtaatatttttctaaggatttcgtattttatacggaatcttccaagtttaggtacattttataccttaggctgctatttactcttaaactactaataattctcaagaaaacttaaccgttatagttttccttgtaagtttgatatacttaataccttcctgaattttttcaaatttttccaggtaccggtttagattttagaggggaggggacgctcgattttaatgaaaatttgcactttaaagttgaatattttgcaaactaatcactgaatcgaaaaattgttttagcaaaaaagttaaaatctaaatttgtatggaaacacgaacagcgcctctagcggaacgtttgcgatgttcgtgtatccatacagattgagatttaacgcgaacgctATCGAGACgcattttgtaaccgaaaacttacgctaagAGCACTTTTCCCTTTCTAAGTAGTTTGATTTGCCGCggccgaacgtgttaaaatGTAAAATGGCATCAACTAGAACAGTGATCACCACTCGGGATCCTACATTGATGTTAAAAATTGAGTACCCAAGCTTTAGATACGTACATACCTATAGCAAATTTAGGACGTCCTTTATTTCCGTATAGGGTGTGCGCCTGGAATATTGAATCTATTAATATCCCGGTCTATAAATGGCAGCGGCCCTCCTCCCTGAAAATATCCCACCTGCTTTAATTGCATTTTCATCCGTTACATAAAATATCTACATATCGGCGCCGAATTTGAATAATTTCTTGGGAAAATGTCTTCATAATAGATTTTGTCTTAGAAATGTATCATATACTATTAATCCAGTTCCTTCTTTTAATATTATACATCgggtttttcttgatttccgacTGACGGTTC
This sequence is a window from Choristoneura fumiferana chromosome 10, NRCan_CFum_1, whole genome shotgun sequence. Protein-coding genes within it:
- the LOC141431562 gene encoding uncharacterized protein; protein product: MQLPSIRTLAVLVGYLAMHEAYPMQGWPLYPQTPREYPDDDYYYASKDQHYYENPALNAPEVYGQVPYPYFYDPYGHFVNEAPKRQEERFASLPIGQETWFESDASPHWRSNDVDDVSAAFMDNLIITQMAQDAQRRRENNRAAFPNIDYEERDLEDEDVRELKALAGKPLYHAPKTVPNIEDDEEDYQNDEGFINWNGNKRSVTTQAPVHSTAKPKAGQKEVMMPRPAQNHNHQNGQDKRASSFYGTLAKLLQKEKESKTQTEDLAISRKINKRFIAGDSDLVLELRGLKHRIPT